DNA from Streptomyces sp. NBC_01476:
CCTGGCCTGACCGCCGCCCGCACAGGACCGCCGGCCGCGGAGGGACGGCTCCCGGCCGGCGCCCGGCGGGCGATGCCGCGCCCGCCGGGCCACCGCACCGCTGGAGAGGCAGCGGTCAGCCGGCCGCCCCTGGAGGGGCAGTCAGCCGGCCAGCTGCTCGTACGCCGGCAGCGTCAGGAAGTCGACGTAGTCCGCGTCGAGGCCGGTGCGCAGCAGCAGTTCGTGCGCCTCGGTCCACTTGCCGGCGGCGAACGCGTCCTCACCGACCTCGGTGCGGATCGCCACGAGTTCGTCGGCGGCGACCTGGCGGACCAGCTCGGGGGTCGCCTTCTCGCCGCCCTCGAAGACCACACCCGCGTTGGTCCACTGCCAGATCTGCGAGCGTGAGATCTCCGCGGTGGCCGCGTCCTCCATCAGGTTGAAGATCGCCACCGCGCCCGACCCGCGCAGCCACGCCTCGATGTAACGGATGCCGACCGCGACGGCGTTGCGCAGACCGTCGTAGGTCGGCCTGGCGTCCAGCGAGGCGATGTCGATGAGTTCGGCGGCGGTGACGTGCACGTCCTCGCGCAGCCGGTCCTTCTGGTTCGGCCGGTCGCCGAGCACCGCGTCGAAGGAGGCGCGGGCGATCGGCACCAGGTCCGGGTGCGCCACCCAGGAGCCGTCGAAGCCGTCGCCGGCCTCGCGGTCCTTGTCGGCCTTGACCTTCTCGAACGCCACCTCGTTGACGGCCGCGTCGCGCCGCGACGGGATGAACGCCGCCATGCCGCCGATCGCGTGCGCCCCGCGCTTGTGGCAGGTGCGCACCAGCAGTTCGGTGTAGGCCCGCATGAAGGGCGCGGTCATGGTGACCGCGTTGCGGTCCGGCAGCACGAACCGCTCACCGGCGTCCCGGAAGTTCTTCACGATCGAGAACAGGTAGTCCCAGCGGCCCGCGTTGAGCCCGGAGGCGTGGTCGCGCAGTTCGTAGAGGATCTCCTCCATCTCGTACGCGGCGGTGATCGTCTCGATCAGCACGGTGGCGCGGACGGTGCCCTGCGGGATGCCGGTGTAGTCCTGGGCGAAGACGAACACGTCGTTCCAGAGCCGGGCTTCGAGGTGCGACTCGGTCTTCGGCAGGTAGAAGTACGGGCCCTTGCCGAGGTCGATCAGCCGCTGCGCGTTGTGGAAGAAGTAGAGCCCGAAGTCGACCAGGCCGCCGGGGACCTGCTCGCCGTCCACGGTCAGGTGCCGCTCGTCGAGGTGCCAGCCGCGCGGCCGGGTGACGACGGTGGCGAGTTCGGCGGCGTCCTTGAGCGCGTAGCTCTTGCCCTCGGGGGAGGTGAAGTCGATCCGCCGCTCGTAGGCGTCGATCAGGTTGACCTGGCCGCCGATGACGTTCTCCCAGGTGGGCGCGGAGGCGTCCTCGAAGTCGGCGAGCCAGATCTTCGCGCCGGAATTGAGCGCGTTGATGGTCATCTTGCGGTCGGTGGGGCCGGTGATCTCCACCCGGCGGTCGTTCAGCGCCGCCGGGGCGGGGGCCACCTGCCACGCGCCGTCCCGGATGTGCGCGGTGTCGGGGAGGAAGTCAAGGGAGGCGGTACGGGCGATCTCGGCCCGCCGCTTCGCGCGCAGTGCGAGCAGTTCGGCGCGGCGGGGGGCGAAACGGCGGTGCAGCTCGCCGAGGAAGGCCAGCGCCTGCGGCGTCAGCACCTCCTCCGCGCGGGCCACGGTCGGGGCGGCTTCGGAGACGACGGCCGGGGACGGGGACGGCGCGCTTGCGGACATGCGGGTCACTCCTCCAGAGAGCAAAGGGTGTCGGCGTCCGCCGTGTACGGCCCGGAGGTGCCGCCCACGCCGGGGCGGTGGGCAGGCACGCGGTGCCGGGCCGCGTCGGGATACGGGCGCTTCTGCTAGGTGGAGTGTAGTTTTCGCAGTGCGGAAGTTCAACGTTCTGTGGCACCACGGGCGGTCTCATCGAGAATCCGCAGGTCGGCGGGGGTGTCGATATCCGCCGGGTCCGCCACGTCACCGCACTCCACCAGAAGCGTCTGCTCGGCGTGCTCGCGAAGATACCTACGAGCCCCGCGGTCCCCGCCCGCGCTGCCCGCCACCGCGGCCCAGCGGCTCGACCCGAAGAGGACCGGGTGCCCGCGCTGGGCCCCGTACACCGCCGAGACCAGCGCCGAGGGCAGGTCCTCGCCGGCCCGGGCGGCGGCCAGCACCCGGGCGACCGCTTCGGCGCCGACGCCGGGCTGGTCCACCAGGCAGATCACCGCCGCCCCCGGGTGTCCGGCGCCCGCCGCGGAGCCGGCCCGGCGCGTGTCCGGGGTCTCCGCGTCCTGCTCGTGCCCGGCCAGGGAGGCGAGACCGGCCCGGAGCGAGGTGCCCATGCCCTCCTCCCAGCGCGGGTTCGTCACGATCACACAGCCGGAGAGATCGGCCTGCCCCCGTACCTCGTCCGCCGCCGCGCCCAGCACCACGTGCACGGGGCCGCAGCCGCCCGCCCGCAGCATCTCCACGGCGTGCTCCACCAGCGGCCGCCCCCGGTACGGCAGCAGCGCCTTCGGACGGCCGCCGAGGCGCCGCCCCCCGCCGGCCGCCAGCAGCAGACCGGCCACCTCGCCATTCGTCTCCATGCGTCCTGCATACCGCCTGCCGCACGGTGGCGGAACAGGCCCCTGGCGGCGTGGCGTGTTCCGGTATCGTCAAGCCGTGTCCGGGGCGGGGCGTTGGTCAGGTGAGGGGCGGGGGCTGATGGGCATGGCGCACACCGGTCCGGCCTTCCGGGAACCGGTCTTCGGACCCGCCGCCGCCGACGACCCGGCGGTGGTCTCGGGCCACCGGATCGGCGCGGTGCTCGGCGACGGCGCGCTCGGCCGGGTCTACCTGGCGCACGCCCCCGGCGGGCAGCCGGTGGCGCTCACCGTGCTCCGTGCACGGGACACCGCGGAGCCGGACTTCGCGGCCCGCTTCCACCACCACGCGCAGGCCGCGGGACGCGTACCGGCCGGCCCCTTCACGGTCCCGGTGCTCGGCAGCGGCAAGGAGGGCGACCGCTACTGGATCGCCACCGGTTACGTCCCCGCGGTGTCACTGCGTGCCGCCGTCGCCGGGGCGGGACCGCTGCCCACCCGGACGGTGCTGCGGCTGGTGGCCGGCGTCGCGGAGGGCCTGCGGGCACTCCACGGGGCGGGCGTGGTCCACGGCGACCTGCGGCCGGCCCAGGTGCTGCTCACCGCGGAGGGGCCCCGGCTCAAGGGGTACGGTCTCGCGCCCGTCGTGGCGGATCCGGCGGCCGGCGGCGGGCCGGTCTTCCTCGCCCCCGAACAGGCGGGCGGGAAGCCGCCGTTGGCGGCCACGGACGTCTTCGCCCTCGGGCAGCTCGCCGCCTATGCGTCGATCGGCGCGGCGCCCTTCGGCGAGGGGGCGGCAGGCGCGGTGCTGCCCCGGGTCCAGCAGGAGGAGCCCGATCTCAACGAACTCCCCGGCGAGCTGCGGGAGATCGTCACCCGCTGCCTCATCAAGGACCCGGCGCTGCGGCCCTCACTCGGCCAGATCGCCGCGATGTGCGCCCAGGCCGCGCCGTCCCGCCGTTTCCACCGCCACCCCGCGCCCTGGCTGCCGGCCCCGGTCCTGACCGCCATCATCCCGGCGATGCCCCCACCGGCCCCCCCGCACCCGGCACACCCCCCAGCACCCCTCCAGGCCCCCAGCCGACCGACAGCACCGGCCCCGGGCCCGCCCCTCCAGCCCCCCGGCGCGGGGGGTGCGCCGGGGGCCGTCCCGGGGGCTTCGTTCCAGTCCCCGACCGTCGCCGCATCGCCGGCGCCCGCTGTCGGGCCGCCCCTTCAGCCCCCTGGCGTTGCCGCGCCACCGGCGCCTGTTGCCGGCCCGCCTCTCCAGGCCCCCAGCGCCGGGGGAGCACCGGGGTCTGCCCCGGGGGCGCCCTTTCAGTCCCCGGTCGTCGTCGCGCCGCCGGTGCCCGCTGCCGGGGCGGCGCCCGGGTTCGCCTGGGGGCCCCAGCGCTGGGGGCGGGCGGCGCAGCCGCAGGTGGCGCCGGCCGGGTGGAAGCCGCGGCGGCGGACCGCCGCGGTGCTGGGTGCGGTGACCGGCCTCGCGCTGATCGCCGTCGCGGCACTGGTGCTCGGCGGGGAGTTCCACGACGGCGGCCGGTCCGGCGCGAGCGCGGGTGCCCCGGCGCCCGGCGTGCCGCCGACGGCTGCGCCCACCCCACCCACGGGCGGCAGCGCGGAGCCCTCGCCGCAGGGCAGGTACCAGGGGTTCCGCCTCCCCGCGGGCTACGCGCTCTCGTGGCAGACCGGCTCACCCGTGGTGCGCCCCGGCACCTACAGCGGCGGCTTCGGGTACACCCCGCAGGCCGACGCCTTCGCCACCGACCCGCAGCACGGCACCCTCGCGCTGCTCGACCCGCAGGGCCAGGGGACGCTCGCCGAATGCACCGCGAGCACGTCCCGCATCGTCTCGATCCCCCGGCGGCTGGTGGTCGGCGGCTCCCGGGTGTGCGTACGGTCGCCGAACGGCACCACCGCACTGCTGACCATCCGTCAGATCACCGAGCCCGGCGACCCGCAGCCCGCCGCCACCGTCGACGTCACGGTGTGGCGGCAGCCCGCCGGACCCGCCACAACCACCGGCCCCGCCACAACCGCCGGCCCCGCCACAACCGCCGTAACGGACGGACTCGTCGCAACCGGTGGCCCGACGACCGATCGCCTCCTTCCGCCATCGAATTCGGCGCAGATTTCCACGAGTCTGTAGCGCATCGAGCAAGAGTCGCGTTTACTGATCGGCCCCGGGCGCCGAGGGCCAGGACGCCCGGGCACGAGTACGACTCGATGGGGCAGGTAGTACGTGGTGGTGGGGGAGACTCAGGTGCTCGACGACGACCGCAGCGGCATGGCCGCGCGGCCGGGCGGGGACGGTGCGCCGGGGGGCGCGGCGGTGGGCCTGCAGGATGCGGTGGCCTTGCTGCGGCGTGAACTCGCGGCGTACCGACCGCTGTTACCGGACCGCGCGGTCGCGGAGGACCAACTCGACCAGCTGGCGGGGCAGGCCGCGACGGCCGCCCGGGCCGGCATTCTGCTGGACACAGAACGCCTTCGGCACTCCTTACTCCTGGTGGCCGCCGCGCTCGGCTCGGTCAGCGCGCTGGCCGCCCCGCTGGACGCCCTGCGCGAGGCGGTGGAGACCCTGGCGCCGCCGTACGGAGGCCGCGTCTGACCCCGCCCTCGCGAAAGACGCGAAAGAGCGGACACCGTACCGCCGGTCAGCCGACCGGCGCCCCCGCGCTGCTCAGCGCCAGCGCGAGCCGGCGTGCCACCGCGTGCAGCACCGGCACGATCTTGTCCGTGGCGGCCTCGGTGACCCGGCCCGCGGGGCCCGAGATGGAGATGGCCGCGGCCGTGGGGGAGTCCGGCACGGTCACCGCGAGGCACCGCACCCCGACCTCCTGCTCGTTGTCGTCCACCGCGTAGCCCTGGGTGCGGATGTGCTCCAGTTCGGTGAGGAAGGCGTCCGGCTCCGTGATGGTGTGGTCGGTCGCGGCCGGCATTCCGGTACGGGCCAGCAGCGCGCGTACCTCGTCCGGCGGCACCGCGGCGAGCAGCGCCTTGCCCACCCCGGTGGAGTGCGGCAGTACCCGCCGCCCGACCTCGGTGAACATCCGCATCGAGTGCCGGGACGGCACCTGCGCCACGTACACCACCTCGTCGCCGTCGAGCAGCGCCATGTTCGCCGTCTCGCCGGTCGCCTCGACCAGCTCGGCCAGATACGGCCGTGCCCAGGTGCCCAGCAGCCGGGACGCGCCCTCGCCGAGCCGGATCAGCCGCGGGCCGAGCGCGTACCGCCGGTTCGGCTGCTGGCGGACGTAACCGCAGGCCACCAGGGTGCGCATCAGCCGGTGGATGGTGGGCAGCGGCAGCCCGCTGCTCGCCGACAGCTCGCTCAGACCCACCTCGCCGCCCGCGTCAGCCATCCGCTCCAGCAGATCGAAGGCCCGTTCAAGCGACTGGACGCCCCCGGCGCGGTCAGCAGACACGTGCGATCCCCTCGTTCGATACGGCCCGGTACGGATGGAGCGGAAGGTGATTTTCGCTCTGTGGAATCGTACCGCCCTTGACGTCCACGCGAACGATACCCACGATGTCCGTCAACAGAACGTTGAAGCAGCCGTCGAACCGGAGGTCATACGGTGGTAGAGCCGGTGCAGGGCAAGCAGGTGCTGCGCTCGACGCGCGTGATCACCCCGGACGGCGAGCGCCCGGCCGCGATCCTCCTCGACGGCGGCACGATCGGCGCGGTGCTCCCGTACGACGCGCCGGTCCCACCCGGCGCCCGGCTCACCGACGTGGGTGGCGACGTCGTGCTGCCCGGCCTGGTCGACACCCATGTGCACATCAACGATCCGGGCCGCACCGCGTGGGAGGGCTTCGCGACCGCCACCGCCGCCGCGGTGGCCGGCGGCATCACCACCGTGGTGGACATGCCGCTGAACAGCATCCCGCCCACCACCAGCACCGAGCATCTGGAGATCAAGCGGGACACCGCCCGTGGCCGGGTGCACACCGACACCGGTTTCTGGGGCGGCGCCGTCCCCGGCAACGTCAAGGACCTGCGCCCGCTGCACGACGCGGGGGTCTTCGGCTTCAAGTGCTTCCTGCTGCACTCCGGCGTGGACGAGTTCCCCCAGCTGAATCCGGGCGAACTCGAAGCAGCCATGGCCGAGTTGACCCGCTTCGACGGTCTGCTGATCGTCCACGCGGAGGACCCCGGGATCATCGACGGCGCCCCGCGGCAGGCCGGGCCGAAGTACGCGGACTTCCTCGCCTCGCGCCCGCGGGCCGCCGAGGACGAGGCCGTGGCCGGACTGATCGCGCTCGCCCGGCGGCTCGGCGGCCGGGTGCACGTCCTGCACCTGTCCTCCGGCGGCGCGCTGCCGCTGCTCGCGGCGGCGCGCCGCGAAGGCGTCCGGATCACGGTGGAGACCTGCCCGCACTTCCTCACCCTGACCGCCGAGGAAGTGCCGGACGGCGCCACCGAGTTCAAGTGCTGCCCGCCGATCCGGGAGGCCGCCAACCAGGATCAGCTCTGGCGGGCGCTGGCCGGCGGACTGATCGACTGTGTGGTCTCGGACCACTCGCCGTCCACCCTCGACCTCAAGCACAAGGACACCGGTGACTTCGCCGCCGCGTGGGGCGGTATCTCCTCACTCCAGCTGGGTCTGCCCGCGGTGTGGACCGAAGCCCGCCGCCGCGGCCACACCCTTGCCGACGTCGCCCGCTGGATGTCCGCGGGCCCGGCCCGCCTCGCCGGACTCGCGGCCACCAAGGGCGCCATCGCCGAGGGCTACGACGCGGACTTCGCCGTCCTCGCCCCCGACCGGACCTTCACCGTCGATCCGGCCCGGCTCCAGCACCGCAACCCCATCACCGCCTACGCCGGCCGCACCCTGCACGGAGTCGTGCGCTCCACCTGGCTGGCCGGCCGGGTGGTGGCGCGGGACGGGGCGGTGACCGGCGAGCCCGCCGGCCGGCTCATCGAACGGCCGGCCGGCGGGAGTTGAGCGGTACCGGAATCGCGGTCACGCGGCGCGGCGTGCCTTGCGGCGGTGCGCCCCGATGAGTTCCGCGTACCGGCGGCCACTCCCCTTGATGGTGCGCTTCTGCGTGGTGTAGTCGACGTGCACCAGACCGAAGCGCTTGTCGTAGCCGTACGCCCACTCGAAGTTGTCCAGCAGCGACCAGGCGTAGTAGCCGGCCAGCGGCACCCCGCGGCGGACCGCCCGGGCACAGGCGGCCAGGTGCTCCTCCAGGTACTGGGCCCGCTCCGGGTCGTCCACCTGACCGTCCGCGCCCACCGTGTCGTGGTAGGCGGAGCCGTTCTCGGTGACCAGGATCCGGCTCGCGCCGTACTCCTCGGAGAGCCGGACCAGCAGCTGCTCCAGACCGTCGGCGTTGACCTCCCAGTCCATCGCGGTACGGCGGACACCCGGCAGGTACACCATCTTGGCGTGCGGCGCCGGGCCGGTCGGGTCGTCCGCGATGACCTGCCGGAAGTAGTAGTTCAGGCCCAGCCAGTCCAGCGGCGCGGCGATCGACTCCAGGTCGCCGTCCTTGACCGGCAGGTCGACGCCGTACAGGTCCACCATGTCCTGCGGGTAGCCGCGCCCGTGGATCGGGTCCAGCCACCAGCGGTTGGTGTGCCCGTCGGCCCGCTTGGCGGCCGCGATGTCCGCCTCCCGGTCGGTGGCCGGCTCGCACGGGCTGAGGTTGTTGACGATGCCGATCCGCAGGTCGGAGTGGGCCGCCCGCAGCGCCTGCACGGCCAGACCGTGCCCGACGTGCAGGTGGTACGAGGCCCGGACGGCCGCGGTGAGGTCGGTCAGACCCGGAGCCATGGTGCCCTCCAGGTGGCCGATCCACGCCGAGCAGAGCGGCTCGTTGAGGGTCGCCCAGTCCTTCACCCGGTCACCGAGCGCGTCGGCGACCACGGCCGCGTAGTCGCCGAACCGTTCCGCGGTCTCCCGCTCCGGCCAGCCGCCGCGGTCCTGCTGGGCCTGGGGCAGATCCCAGTGGTACAGGGTCGCGTTGGGGGTGATGCCCGCTTCCAGCAGGCCGTCGACCAGCCGGTCGTAGAAGGCGATCCCGGCCGCGTTGACCGCGCCCGAGCCCTCCGGGACGATCCGCGGCCAGGCCACGGAGAAGCGGTACGCGTCGAGGTCCAGAGCCTTCATCAGCTCCAGGTCCTCGGTCCAGCGGTGGTAGTGGTCGCAGGCGACGTCGCCGGTGTCGCCGCCCGCGACCTTGCCGGGGGTGTGGGAGAAGGTGTCCCAGATGGACGGGGACCTTCCGTCCTCGTCCACCGCGCCCTCGATCTGGTAGGCGGCGGTCGCCGCTCCCCAGATGAAATCGGCGGGAAGAGCGCTCAGGTCGTTCACAAGGTACCTTTCGGTGGGGTTACTTGACGGCGCCGGCGGTCAGTCCGGCGACGAGGTAACGCTGCAGGAGCAGGAATCCGGCGACCACCGGCACGCTCACCACGAGCGAGGCGGCCATGACCTGGTTCCAGTACACGTCGTTCTGGGTTGCGTATCCGCGCAGGCCCACCGCCAGCGTCCGGGTGCTGTCGTTGGTCATGATCGAGGCGAAGAGCACTTCGCCCCAGGCCGTCATGAACGCGTAGACGCAGACCGCGATGATGCCGGGGATGGCGGCCGGCACGACGACCCGGAAGAGCGCGCCGAACGGGCCGCATCCGTCCACCTTGGCGGCCTCGTCGAGGTCGCGCGGGATGGAGTCGAAGTAGCCGACCAGCATCCAGATGGAGAAGGGCAGCGAGAAGGTGAGATAGGTGATGATCAGGCCGAGCCGGCTGCCGTAGAGCTGGATGCCGGTGGAGTTGCCGATGTTGACGAAGATGATGAACAGCGGCAGCAGGAAGAGGATGCCGGGGAACATCTGGGTCGACAGCACCGTGATGGTGAAGAACCGGCGGCCAGGGAAGCGGTACCGGCTCACGCCGTAGGCGGCGAAGATCGCCACCGCCACCGACAGCAGGGTCGCGCTGACCGACACGATCAGCGAGTTCATGAAGTAGTGCGCCAGCGGGACGGTCGACCAGATGTCGATGTACGGCCGGATGGTCAGACCGCTGGGGATCCACTTGAAGGATCCCTGCACGTCCTGCAGCTTCTTCAGCGACGAACTGAGCATCACGTACACGGGGACGAGTACGAAGAGCAGCAGCAGCGTCAGTACGATCCGCCGGGTCCACAGGAAGGACTTCGGCGACGCCATCGGCGACGGCTGGACCGGGACCCTAGGCATCGGCGTCGCCTCGCTTCCGGGACGTGAGCAGCAGATAGACCGCCGTCACCAGCAGCAGGAAGAGCAGCAGCAGCACGGACATCGCCGAGCCGGAGCCGAAGTTCCAGGTGATGAAGGACGACTGGTAGATGTGGATGGAGATCAGGTCGGCCGCGTGCGGCGCCGATTGACCGAACATCACATACGGCGTGTTGAAGTCGTTGAACGTCCACAGGAAGAGCACCAGGATCAGCACCTGGTTCACCGGCCGCAGCGACGGCATGGTGATCTTCCGGATCTGCTGCCAGACACCCGCGCCGTCCATCGCGGCGGCCTCGTACAGCTCGCGCGGGATGTTCTGCAGACCGGCCATCAGGCACAGGAAGGCGAACGGCCAGCCCTTCCAGACCGACACGATCACCAGGGCCCAGAAGCTGTTCGGGCCGATCAGCCAGAACGGCTTGTCCGAGGTGAGGTGCAGCTGATCGTGGAGGACGTGGTTCACCAGACCGGTGTCCTGCTGGAACATGAAGGTCCAGGTGATGACCGCGGTGTAGACCGGCAGCGCGTACGGCACCAGGAAGACCGCGCGCATCAGCGCCCGGCCGCGGAAGGCGTCCTGCATCAAGATCGCCGCCGCGGTGCCGATCAGCCAGCAGAAGCCGACCGACAGGATGGTGAAGCCGCAGGTCACCCAGAACGAGTGCAGCAGCGCCTCACCGACGGGCTGGTTGAACTTCACCGCCAGGCGGTAGTTGTCCAGGCCGGACCAGGGCGCGCTGCCCCAGTCCCTGATGAAGAACTGGGTCAGCCCTTTGAAGCTGATGATGATGCCGAACACCATGGGTATGAGGTGGATCAGCAGTTCGAGGATCAGCGCGGGGAACAGCAGCAGGTACGGCAGGCCCAGCTGGCGCAGCCGAACGGGGATACGCGGCCGGAGCCGGCCCCCGGCAGCGGGCTTCTTGCCGCTGGGGGGACCGGCCTCGGGAGCGCTCCGAGGAGGGGCGGTGGCAGTCATGGAGAGCCGATCCTTACGATGCGGGCATCTGCTGCTGCGCCTTGGTCAGCGCGGCCTTGACGGAGTCTTCGGTGACGCTCTTGCCGGCGGCTGCGTCAGCGAAGAGGTCCTTGACCGCGGTACCCACGAGCGTCTCGAACTGGCTCTCGTTGGGCACCTGCGGCAGCGGCGCGGCGGAGCTGCCGAGCACACCGGCGAGGACCTTCAGGTCGGGCGTCTGGAAGGCGGGGTCGCTCTGCGCCTCCTTGACCGGCGGCAGCGAACCGTAGGTCCCGTTGAGGATCTTCTGCTCGGGCGTGCTGGTCAGGAACTTGACCAGCTGCACCGCGGCGGCCTGGTGGCTGCTGTTCTTGAAGACCGCCAGGTTGATGCCGGCCACCATCGAGGTGATGCCGGCGTCGCCGGTCGCCCCCGCGGTCTGCGTCGGGACGGGCACCACGCCGTACTGATCGGGCGTCATGCCGTGCGCCTTGATGGAGGTCGCGGCGGACTGCCACATCATCATCGCGGCCTTGCCGGTGGCGAAGTCGGTGATGGTCTGGTTCTGCGCGTACTCCGCGTCGCCCTTGGCGGCGATCTTGTCCTGGGCGATGAAGTCGACGTACTGCTTGACCGCCGCGACGTTCTGCGGGGTGTCGAAGGTCGCCTTGCCGGACGCGTCGAACCAGTCCGAGCCGCGCTGCTTGGCCAGCACGAAGGCGTGGTGGATGTTCTCCGAGCCGTTGCCGCCCTCGACCGCCAGGCCGTAGTGGCCGCCGGTGGTCAGCTTCTTGCCGTCCGCGACCAGTTCGTCCCAGGTCTTCGGCGGCGTGGCGATGCCCGCGTCGGCGAACATCTTCTTGTTGTAGTACAGGCCGTACGCCATCGAGTACAGCGGCACCGCGGCCGGGTCCTTGCCGGCCGCGCCGGCGGAGGCTATCGCGGCGGGCGCGAAGCGGTCCTTGCCGCCGATCGCGGTGAAGTTCGCCGCGTCCCACGGCAGCAGCGCGCCGGTCGCCTGGAGCGAAGCGGACCAGGTGTTGCCGATGTTGAGCACATCGGGGCCCTGACCGGAGGTGGTCGCCGCCAGGATGCGGTTGAGCAGGTCCGCCCAGCCGATGACCTCCAGCTTGACCTTGATGCCG
Protein-coding regions in this window:
- the aceB gene encoding malate synthase A, with protein sequence MSASAPSPSPAVVSEAAPTVARAEEVLTPQALAFLGELHRRFAPRRAELLALRAKRRAEIARTASLDFLPDTAHIRDGAWQVAPAPAALNDRRVEITGPTDRKMTINALNSGAKIWLADFEDASAPTWENVIGGQVNLIDAYERRIDFTSPEGKSYALKDAAELATVVTRPRGWHLDERHLTVDGEQVPGGLVDFGLYFFHNAQRLIDLGKGPYFYLPKTESHLEARLWNDVFVFAQDYTGIPQGTVRATVLIETITAAYEMEEILYELRDHASGLNAGRWDYLFSIVKNFRDAGERFVLPDRNAVTMTAPFMRAYTELLVRTCHKRGAHAIGGMAAFIPSRRDAAVNEVAFEKVKADKDREAGDGFDGSWVAHPDLVPIARASFDAVLGDRPNQKDRLREDVHVTAAELIDIASLDARPTYDGLRNAVAVGIRYIEAWLRGSGAVAIFNLMEDAATAEISRSQIWQWTNAGVVFEGGEKATPELVRQVAADELVAIRTEVGEDAFAAGKWTEAHELLLRTGLDADYVDFLTLPAYEQLAG
- a CDS encoding nucleotidyltransferase family protein, with product METNGEVAGLLLAAGGGRRLGGRPKALLPYRGRPLVEHAVEMLRAGGCGPVHVVLGAAADEVRGQADLSGCVIVTNPRWEEGMGTSLRAGLASLAGHEQDAETPDTRRAGSAAGAGHPGAAVICLVDQPGVGAEAVARVLAAARAGEDLPSALVSAVYGAQRGHPVLFGSSRWAAVAGSAGGDRGARRYLREHAEQTLLVECGDVADPADIDTPADLRILDETARGATER
- a CDS encoding serine/threonine-protein kinase; this translates as MGMAHTGPAFREPVFGPAAADDPAVVSGHRIGAVLGDGALGRVYLAHAPGGQPVALTVLRARDTAEPDFAARFHHHAQAAGRVPAGPFTVPVLGSGKEGDRYWIATGYVPAVSLRAAVAGAGPLPTRTVLRLVAGVAEGLRALHGAGVVHGDLRPAQVLLTAEGPRLKGYGLAPVVADPAAGGGPVFLAPEQAGGKPPLAATDVFALGQLAAYASIGAAPFGEGAAGAVLPRVQQEEPDLNELPGELREIVTRCLIKDPALRPSLGQIAAMCAQAAPSRRFHRHPAPWLPAPVLTAIIPAMPPPAPPHPAHPPAPLQAPSRPTAPAPGPPLQPPGAGGAPGAVPGASFQSPTVAASPAPAVGPPLQPPGVAAPPAPVAGPPLQAPSAGGAPGSAPGAPFQSPVVVAPPVPAAGAAPGFAWGPQRWGRAAQPQVAPAGWKPRRRTAAVLGAVTGLALIAVAALVLGGEFHDGGRSGASAGAPAPGVPPTAAPTPPTGGSAEPSPQGRYQGFRLPAGYALSWQTGSPVVRPGTYSGGFGYTPQADAFATDPQHGTLALLDPQGQGTLAECTASTSRIVSIPRRLVVGGSRVCVRSPNGTTALLTIRQITEPGDPQPAATVDVTVWRQPAGPATTTGPATTAGPATTAVTDGLVATGGPTTDRLLPPSNSAQISTSL
- a CDS encoding DUF5955 family protein, translating into MGETQVLDDDRSGMAARPGGDGAPGGAAVGLQDAVALLRRELAAYRPLLPDRAVAEDQLDQLAGQAATAARAGILLDTERLRHSLLLVAAALGSVSALAAPLDALREAVETLAPPYGGRV
- a CDS encoding IclR family transcriptional regulator, which codes for MSADRAGGVQSLERAFDLLERMADAGGEVGLSELSASSGLPLPTIHRLMRTLVACGYVRQQPNRRYALGPRLIRLGEGASRLLGTWARPYLAELVEATGETANMALLDGDEVVYVAQVPSRHSMRMFTEVGRRVLPHSTGVGKALLAAVPPDEVRALLARTGMPAATDHTITEPDAFLTELEHIRTQGYAVDDNEQEVGVRCLAVTVPDSPTAAAISISGPAGRVTEAATDKIVPVLHAVARRLALALSSAGAPVG
- the allB gene encoding allantoinase AllB, whose amino-acid sequence is MVEPVQGKQVLRSTRVITPDGERPAAILLDGGTIGAVLPYDAPVPPGARLTDVGGDVVLPGLVDTHVHINDPGRTAWEGFATATAAAVAGGITTVVDMPLNSIPPTTSTEHLEIKRDTARGRVHTDTGFWGGAVPGNVKDLRPLHDAGVFGFKCFLLHSGVDEFPQLNPGELEAAMAELTRFDGLLIVHAEDPGIIDGAPRQAGPKYADFLASRPRAAEDEAVAGLIALARRLGGRVHVLHLSSGGALPLLAAARREGVRITVETCPHFLTLTAEEVPDGATEFKCCPPIREAANQDQLWRALAGGLIDCVVSDHSPSTLDLKHKDTGDFAAAWGGISSLQLGLPAVWTEARRRGHTLADVARWMSAGPARLAGLAATKGAIAEGYDADFAVLAPDRTFTVDPARLQHRNPITAYAGRTLHGVVRSTWLAGRVVARDGAVTGEPAGRLIERPAGGS
- a CDS encoding GH1 family beta-glucosidase, with translation MNDLSALPADFIWGAATAAYQIEGAVDEDGRSPSIWDTFSHTPGKVAGGDTGDVACDHYHRWTEDLELMKALDLDAYRFSVAWPRIVPEGSGAVNAAGIAFYDRLVDGLLEAGITPNATLYHWDLPQAQQDRGGWPERETAERFGDYAAVVADALGDRVKDWATLNEPLCSAWIGHLEGTMAPGLTDLTAAVRASYHLHVGHGLAVQALRAAHSDLRIGIVNNLSPCEPATDREADIAAAKRADGHTNRWWLDPIHGRGYPQDMVDLYGVDLPVKDGDLESIAAPLDWLGLNYYFRQVIADDPTGPAPHAKMVYLPGVRRTAMDWEVNADGLEQLLVRLSEEYGASRILVTENGSAYHDTVGADGQVDDPERAQYLEEHLAACARAVRRGVPLAGYYAWSLLDNFEWAYGYDKRFGLVHVDYTTQKRTIKGSGRRYAELIGAHRRKARRAA
- a CDS encoding carbohydrate ABC transporter permease yields the protein MASPKSFLWTRRIVLTLLLLFVLVPVYVMLSSSLKKLQDVQGSFKWIPSGLTIRPYIDIWSTVPLAHYFMNSLIVSVSATLLSVAVAIFAAYGVSRYRFPGRRFFTITVLSTQMFPGILFLLPLFIIFVNIGNSTGIQLYGSRLGLIITYLTFSLPFSIWMLVGYFDSIPRDLDEAAKVDGCGPFGALFRVVVPAAIPGIIAVCVYAFMTAWGEVLFASIMTNDSTRTLAVGLRGYATQNDVYWNQVMAASLVVSVPVVAGFLLLQRYLVAGLTAGAVK
- a CDS encoding carbohydrate ABC transporter permease, with the protein product MTATAPPRSAPEAGPPSGKKPAAGGRLRPRIPVRLRQLGLPYLLLFPALILELLIHLIPMVFGIIISFKGLTQFFIRDWGSAPWSGLDNYRLAVKFNQPVGEALLHSFWVTCGFTILSVGFCWLIGTAAAILMQDAFRGRALMRAVFLVPYALPVYTAVITWTFMFQQDTGLVNHVLHDQLHLTSDKPFWLIGPNSFWALVIVSVWKGWPFAFLCLMAGLQNIPRELYEAAAMDGAGVWQQIRKITMPSLRPVNQVLILVLFLWTFNDFNTPYVMFGQSAPHAADLISIHIYQSSFITWNFGSGSAMSVLLLLFLLLVTAVYLLLTSRKRGDADA